From Diadema setosum chromosome 5, eeDiaSeto1, whole genome shotgun sequence, the proteins below share one genomic window:
- the LOC140228919 gene encoding uncharacterized protein, translated as MDKMKVVSSRLARGAFLAVGVPYVIVIVTNLVRGWPCSQEGEDRFKRALQPNRVLKVTYALAEQLSLAKWLPLYIRWTSFYKTASNVVKDIPYGRHGNVLDLWMPELMKDGRHIDCTFPNQSSCGSNGRPIIVFVYGGAWGSGDKNMYSLLAQQIIEHLGAAVIIPNYSTYPKGTVPEMVDDLHDTLAFIQSQEFCRLAPSANQQEVILFGHSAGAHLCALSSIDLAEGKAAALSVTPSGASVTAEKKDHEGLAGENSQHCSHEVAGNSEYASALLSSVRGVVGLGGVYHIMDHYHHESWRGVEDLSPMWQAMGGMDQFDVFSPVERLRKMTPDQLKSLPPFYLIHGTKDSVVPPSASEKFATVLSDQEVDVTLKMIVEGGHAELIIDAMDSSRKFHDAVINALTEMRNSILKRD; from the exons ATGGATAAAATGAAAGTGGTGAGCAGTAGACTGGCGAGGGGGGCCTTCCTGGCAGTGGGAGTCCCCTATGTAATTGTCATCGTGACCAATCTGGTACGTGGATGGCCATGCAGTCAGGAGGGGGAGGACAGATTTAAACGAGCTCTGCAACCCAACAGAGTTCTGAAGGTCACGTATGCCCTGGCCGAGCAACTGAGTCTAGCGAAGTGGCTCCCTCTATACATCAGGTGGACCTCTTTTTATAAAACTGCAAGCAATGTTGTGAAG GATATACCTTATGGGAGACACGGAAATGTACTAGACTTGTGGATGCCTGAGCTAATGAAAGACGGGAGGCATATAGATTGCACCTTCCCAAACCAGTCCAGTTGTGGATCAAATGGCAGACCCATTATCGTCTTTGTCTATGGAGGAGCTTGGGGCTCAGGTGACAAAAATATGTACAGCCTCCTGGCTCAGCAGATCATCGAGCACTTAGGAGCTGCTGTGATCATTCCAAACTACAGCACCTATCCTAAG GGCACAGTCCCAGAAATGGTTGACGATCTCCATGATACCTTGGCATTCATCCAGTCGCAAGAATTCTGTCGGTTAGCTCCCAGTGCCAACCAGCAAGAGGTCATTCTCTTTGGCCATTCAGCCGGTGCCCACCTATGTGCTCTGTCTTCCATAGACTTGGCAGAGGGAAAAGCAGCTGCTCTCTCTGTGACACCATCAGGAGCATCAGTTACTGCAGAAAAGAAAGATCATGAGGGTCTCGCTGGTGAAAATTCCCAACACTGCTCACATGAAG TGGCAGGAAATTCTGAATATGCTAGTGCGTTGCTGTCGTCTGTCCGCGGGGTTGTAGGATTAGGGGGTGTGTACCACATCATGGATCACTACCATCATGAATCTTGGAGGGGTGTGGAGGATCTCTCACCAATGTGGCAGGCCATGGGGGGCATGGACCAGTTTGATGTGTTCTCACCTGTCGAGAGATTGCGCAAGATGACACCTGACCAGCTCAAAAG CTTGCCACCTTTTTACCTCATTCATGGGACCAAAGACTCAGTTGTGCCTCCTTCAGCAAGCGAGAAATTTGCCACAGTGCTGTCGGATCAAGAGGTGGACGTAACCTTGAAAATGATTGTGGAAGGAGGGCACGCAGAGCTCATCATAGATGCCATGGACAGCAGCCGCAAGTTCCATGATGCTGTGATAAATGCACTGACTGAAATGAGAAACAGCATCCTTAAACGTGACTGA